The following are from one region of the Corylus avellana chromosome ca1, CavTom2PMs-1.0 genome:
- the LOC132191322 gene encoding uncharacterized protein LOC132191322, whose translation MAQQISGAGVVIKPSKGLEFRYAVRMGFKTTNNKAEYKAVLAGLFAIKKVPRAQNKSTDQLAHLALASEAELDSLHEQVRLIPESSVAPTREVAQVEARPNWAKGIVQFLEDGTLQEDHKEARKLQMKAARYTLVRGELCKRGRTLPLLKCISNEEGAYILREIHEGTCGSHTGGRILTHKAVRMGYFWLSMYVISMEMVRKCKKCQLFASVPIILLEELTPISSLWGGRIEKSVITKDGTPHAFVTDNGKQFYCQPFRDWCEKLKIQNFYSARRHPLANGQVEDTNKTFFRIIKKKLKDRKGIWADELHEALWAYRTTERTPTGDTHFGLAFGNEVIIPVEIGRVRPQKFEVGDWVLHKVTIATKDPTEGKLAPKWESPYKVVGNYRFGAYHLENAKGKRLPWPWNAQHLKKFYQ comes from the exons ATGGCTCAGCAAATAAGCGGAGCAGGAGTTGTCATCAAGCCATCGAAAGGACTAGAGTTCAGATACGCTGTCAGAATGGGCTTCAAGACCACCAACAACAAAGCAGAATATAAGGCCGTACTAGCAGGACTG TTCGCGATCAAGAAAGTACCGCGAGCCCAGAACAAGTCTACAGACCAACTAGCCCACTTGGCATTGGCGTCAGAGGCGGAGTTGGACTCCTTGCACGAACAAGTCCGTTTAATCCCGGAGTCATCAGTTGCGCCTACAAGAGAAGTTGCACAAGTAGAAGCAAGACCAAATTGGGCAAAAGGTATTGTCCAATTCTTGGAAGATGGGACCCTCCAAGAAGACCATAAGGAAGCTAGGAAGCTCCAAATGAAGGCAGCAAGATACACACTCGTCCGAGGAGAGCTCTGCAAGCGGGGGCGAACCTTGCCCTTGTTAAAGTGCATCTCTAATGAAGAAGGAGCTTACATTTTGAGGGAAATCCATGAAGGAACTTGTGGTAGCCACACAGGAGGAAGGATACTCACCCATAAAGCAGTAAGGATGGGATACTTCTGGCTAAGTATGTATGTCATTTCCATGGAGATGGTCCGGAAGTGCAAGAAGTGCCAGTTGTTCGCCTCCGTTCCTATCATTCTTCTAGAAGAATTGACCCCCATATCTTCTCTATGGGGAGGGAGGATTGAA AAGTCTGTAATCACCAAAGACGGCACCCCGCACGCCTTTGTCACTGACAACGGAAAACAGTTTTACTGCCAGCCGTTCAGGGACTGGTGCGAGAAGCTGAAAATCCAAAATTTCTACTCTGCCCGAAGGCACCCTCTAGCTAATGGCCAAGTAGAAGACACAAACAAGACCTTCTTCAGAATCATCAAAAAGAAACTGAAAGACAGGAAAGGTATATGGGCGGATGAGCTGCACGAAGCATTGTGGGCATATCGCACAACCGAACGAACCCCAACTGGGGACACCCATTTTGGCCTGGCCTTTGGCAATGAGGTCATCATACCTGTGGAAATAGG GCGAGTGCGCCCCCAAAAGTTCGAGGTCGGAGATTGGGTGTTGCATAAAGTGACGATAGCTACCAAGGATCCCACCGAAGGAAAGTTGGCCCCAAAGTGGGAAAGTCCCTACAAGGTAGTCGGCAACTACAGGTTTGGAGCCTACCACTTGGAGAATGCGAAAGGGAAGCGACTGCCCTGGCCATGGAATGCTCAGCACCTGAAGAAGTTTTACCAGTGA
- the LOC132167392 gene encoding uncharacterized protein LOC132167392 — protein sequence MKVMEDQVEFEEEEEVLVLYEEGGEDEAVDGAEEGEEEEDGDDDDEDEDDDDDDEDEDDDGDVQEVVPSSGGPPVQSVDDDEDDDEDDDDDDEDGDDDDDDGEGDDDDDDDDEDEDEEAQGEEDLGTDYLVRPVGRAEDEEDASDFEPEENGEEEDVEEEDEDDDDGDAGGKVDAPAKRKRSGKDDSDDDDGGEDDERPSKR from the exons ATGAAGGTGATGGAGGACCAGGTAGAATtcgaagaggaagaggaggttTTGGTTTTGTACGAAGAAGGCGGTGAAGACGAGGCCGTCGATGGCGCGGAAGAAGGTGAAGAGGAGGAGGACGGTGATGATGACGATGAGGacgaagatgatgatgatgatgatgaggatgaagatgatgacGGTGATGTACAGGAGGTTGTACCTTCCTCCGGTGGTCCTCCGGTGCAGTCTGTAGATGATGACGAGGACGACGATGAGGACGACGACGACGATGATGAGGATGGcgatgacgatgatgatgatggtgaaggcgatgatgacgatgacgacgacgacgaagatgaagatgaggaagCTCAAGGGGAG GAGGATCTGGGAACTGACTACCTTGTCAGGCCAGTAGGCCGTGCCGAGGATGAGGAAGATGCCAGTGATTTTGAACCGGAGGAGAACGGTGAGGAGGAAGATGTtgaggaagaggatgaagatgacGATGATGGTGATGCCGGTGGGAAGGTTGATGCTCCAGCAAAGAGGAAGAGGTCGGGTAAAGATGATTCGGACGATGATGACGGTGGAGAGGATGACGAGAGACCATCCAAGCGATAG